The Malus sylvestris chromosome 3, drMalSylv7.2, whole genome shotgun sequence genomic sequence TGAAAGATAACCTAATCAGCAAATATAAATGCTCAACTTGGCTATGTAATCTAACATTCTCATATTGATTTCAAAACTCAAGTACTTAGTACAATACATTATATCCTCCACAATACAAAATTAATAACTGCATACCTTGTGAACAACTAATAGATAAAAGGAATGAACTTGTACCTAACTTTACTTGCATAATCCGTATACCTCTCCCCAAAAGTCTCAACCATCAAGGCCTCCTCCATTTTGGCCTTCTGATCATAGTACAACGAACAAACCGCTACAATGAATAGCAAGCTCAAAGGTGCCCGAAGCGCAATGAAATATGTGGCAAACAGAAGCATTGTAGAAGCATATATTGGATGACGCACCCACCGGTAAGGCCCAAACTGCACAACAGCAGTTGGCACCACAACCTTTTCTGAATACTTTGCAAGATACAATGTTGAGTTATACTGCATTAGCAGAGTCACCAATATCAAAATCCAAATAGGAACATTGCTCCACTTGCCAGGAATGCGATGAAGCTCGGGTCCTTCAAAAGCAGCCAGCCAGTGACCAGCCATGACCCCAACACAGAACAAAAGGCGCAACCATTTCGGTGGGCTCACATCCCACTTGGGATCATGTGGGCGGGCATAGTAATCCCCATATAACCGTTTCCTCACACTAacattgaagaaaaagaaataatggTACACAAAGAAGAATACATAAGGCCAACCTTCAAGGAAGCCATTGAAATGGGCAGGTGGCACAAGTGTGAGCCAAGAAAACACTGAGGTAACAATCGCAAGCTGCTCAAACACATTTGCTTCACCGCGCAAATGCTTCCTAAAGCAGTATA encodes the following:
- the LOC126616845 gene encoding uncharacterized protein LOC126616845, producing MEAKSMLLHSKTIPFCSTFTDRPNFSFRHFSKHLPCNPINHSSTFRHSLKPLKTPASLCLSQNPSFLSSPTRTRRSTHLLAPLKCSFSSTSSHPESQTPLLKLFNNLSFDSLKTTLLKLTPFDVIKWSGILSIAIAATRGTLNLLLSPFFWMYFSWTWMFWPWFLAVSVAVYGLYCFRKHLRGEANVFEQLAIVTSVFSWLTLVPPAHFNGFLEGWPYVFFFVYHYFFFFNVSVRKRLYGDYYARPHDPKWDVSPPKWLRLLFCVGVMAGHWLAAFEGPELHRIPGKWSNVPIWILILVTLLMQYNSTLYLAKYSEKVVVPTAVVQFGPYRWVRHPIYASTMLLFATYFIALRAPLSLLFIVAVCSLYYDQKAKMEEALMVETFGERYTDYASKVRYKFIPFIY